In the Astatotilapia calliptera chromosome 5, fAstCal1.2, whole genome shotgun sequence genome, one interval contains:
- the LOC113022386 gene encoding protein shisa-5-like translates to MNDFNLLCVILGIVFWCCVFTCSCLCRSAANPNSEVAAATHTLVTATPQQYPQQYPQYPVPPQSYQRVPYQPVPGHPGYPAMPGNQAVLMTIPLSYEQPFTPPPSYQDAIGPTYPLQPINQSSSQPECPSKPPAQPQSNALTDSSDFLASSANNQEFVLPYRLDT, encoded by the exons ATGAATGACTTTAACTTACTCTGTGTTATACTCGGCATTGTCTTCTGGTGCTGTGTCTTCACCTGCAGCTGTCTGTGCAGGAGCGCTGCCAATCCAAACT CTGAGGTGGCTGCTGCTACCCACACCTTGGTCACTGCCACACCTCAGCAGTATCCACAGCAGTACCCTCAGTACCCAGTACCCCCTCAGTCCTATCAGAGAGTGCCCTACCAGCCAGTACCAGGGCACCCTGGTTACCCAGCTATGCCTGGCAATCAAGCTGTGCTCATGACCATACCACTCAGCTATGAACAGCCATTTACGCCACCACCATCGTATCAGGATGCAA TTGGTCCCACCTATCCTCTGCAACCAATCAACCAATCTTCCAGCCAGCCAGAGTGCCCTTCAAAGCCTCCAGCCCAGCCACAGTCCAATGCTCTAACTGACAGCTCAGACTTCCTCGCCAGCTCGGCAAACAACCAGGAATTTGTTCTGCCATATAGGCTGGATACTTAG